Within Spinacia oleracea cultivar Varoflay chromosome 4, BTI_SOV_V1, whole genome shotgun sequence, the genomic segment TTCTCTTCCTTTCAAATGCAAAATGGTTTTCCATGTTTGAGGGTATTTATGGACAATAGTTTTCCATCTCTTGCCAAACCAAACATCGTAACATGATTGAAaagtagaaaatcgttttccatgaaaacgaattacaccctaccaaacggagtctTAGTGCTTACTCATTGCTAGTTTTCTTTCTAGATTTTGCTTATTCAGCCAGGGGAACGGCCACTCGAACAGGCAGCGAGGTTCAACATCAGATATGTATTGTAgttgaataatttcaaacttacCTTCATTTACTGAAAACTTGAGACCATTGTTTTCTACATGACCAAACAATATATCATAGGACCCAGCAAGATTATGTAGGCAAGGAAAGAAGATAAAACTAGACTAAAATTACAGCTTTTTATGAGGGCTGGAAAATATTACTCACATTGAAAAATCATCTGCATCACTCAGCCACAGCTTCCTCTGTGTTCTGAACCTCACTTCTGATTTCAGGCATCGTGTCCATATCCGTCCTAGACTCTCTTTCTTCCAGTATAGGGGTCGTTGTATCAGAAGCATCGATAGGGTCATGTTGAATACCATCTGTTCCCTCGTCAGAACTTTCTTTCAAGCCAGTTTCTTCACTGCTCTGTGATTTATCTCCCTGATTCTCATTACCTACAGAGCTATCTTTTGCAGCTTCTTTGGCATCTTTATCATTTGTAGTAGAAGTTGATGAAGCTAATGTTGAATTTTGCGAGATTAAGGATTCTCCAATATTGGTATTTACATTCAAATCTTTATTGGCATCTGCTGAAGCTTCCTGCTGGCTCTTGTCATCTGTAGCCTGTTCCAATACATTGCCTGGCAAGTTTGGTTCTTCATCCCCAGGCACTTTAACTGTGCCATTTTGGGATAAATGGGAATCAAGAACCGTCTGTGTTTCATTAGAAAGCAAAGTAGCAGAATTTTCACTACCAACACCAGTTAAATTACTAGTGATTTCAGGCAATGTTGAGTTCTGAAGTGAGTTATCATCAGGTTTTGTCGTGTTGACCTCGTAGTTGTTTGATTCAGTAATTGTTGCATTAGATGCCCCATCTCTTGATTGTACCTCGGGTTTGTTTAACTCTTCAGCATCATCAGAGGTTTTGTTTTCATGATCCTGCCCAAAGTTGACCTTTCCCCACATTTCATTTCCATGACCTGAAGTCAAGTTCTTAGTTTCTGGAATAATAGATTGAACATCATGAGTAACTTCACTGGAAGCATCATCTGCCCTGTAAAGCTCCTCTTGGGCCTCACGAGTGTTTGTTCTCCCTACATCATGATCCCGGTCATCTGATGCGACATCTCGTTCACTGTGTTCTTCGTTATCAACATCATCATTTTCTTCAGACTCGGTGTGACCTTCTTCCTTCCCAGTATCCTCCTCATTCTCTTCCTTTTCAGGAAGTCCTTCATGAACATCCTCATTTTCAGTATGGCTTTCTTCAGTGACACCCTCTTTTTCTCCTCTTTCTTTATCTTCATCTACAGCTTCATCTTCATGGTCAGACTCAGACTCAGTCTCGGTCTTTTCTGGTTCATGTTCATCTATCTCATCATCTCCACCTCCTCTTTCCTCTTCTCTCTCTATAATTCTGACATCCTCTCTTTCCGGCTCATCCTCCTCGTGTTTGTTATCTTCCTCTTCGCTTTCtttttcatcttcatcttcttcatgtTTTTCACCGTCTGTATCTATCTCCGTGATTCTAGGAATATCTTTTCTCCCAAATCTTTGGATCTCACTATCACTTTGAACCTTCACCACAACCTTCTCATCCTTTGCCTCAAATTCCTTCCTTTTCTCATGAGAATGCTTGAC encodes:
- the LOC110804626 gene encoding uncharacterized protein, with translation MFKQSPSRNNRPKGIKVKHILQICVLLAVCIWLLYQVKHSHEKRKEFEAKDEKVVVKVQSDSEIQRFGRKDIPRITEIDTDGEKHEEDEDEKESEEEDNKHEEDEPEREDVRIIEREEERGGGDDEIDEHEPEKTETESESDHEDEAVDEDKERGEKEGVTEESHTENEDVHEGLPEKEENEEDTGKEEGHTESEENDDVDNEEHSERDVASDDRDHDVGRTNTREAQEELYRADDASSEVTHDVQSIIPETKNLTSGHGNEMWGKVNFGQDHENKTSDDAEELNKPEVQSRDGASNATITESNNYEVNTTKPDDNSLQNSTLPEITSNLTGVGSENSATLLSNETQTVLDSHLSQNGTVKVPGDEEPNLPGNVLEQATDDKSQQEASADANKDLNVNTNIGESLISQNSTLASSTSTTNDKDAKEAAKDSSVGNENQGDKSQSSEETGLKESSDEGTDGIQHDPIDASDTTTPILEERESRTDMDTMPEIRSEVQNTEEAVAE